The Longimicrobium sp. genomic sequence TGCCTGAATCCAGCTCCTCACCGCACCCGCAGCCGCTCCAGGTCCGCTGCGGTCACGATTGTCGGCTCCCGCGGGAGCCGCGCAACCTCAAAGCGTGGTACCAAGCCCCGGGCGGAGATGCGCTCGCCTGGCTCCACGAGGCCGCAGGTGGAAGCGAGCCAGCCGATGACCGCATCGGGAGGCACCCCCGCGTCCCGCAGCTCACCGAGCGACACGGCGCCGTGTCGCTTCGCCAGCCGCTCGCCGTCTTCCCCCAGCATCAGCGGAACGTGCAGGAAGTCGGGGATCGGAAGATCGAGCGCGCGGTAGAGCAGGATCTGCCGCGCCGTGGACGACAGGAGGTCCGCACCGCGCACGACGTGGGTGATGCCCATCGCCCCATCGTCCACCACGACGGCCACCTGATAGCCCGCCACGCCATCCTTTCGCCGCACGACGAAATCGCCCTCCGCGGCGGGATCGAAGGCGCAGCGCCCCATCAGCAGGTCGTCGAACTCCACCACTCCCGGGTCGGCGCGCATCCGCAGGGCGAAGAGCGATCGGCCGTGCGTGGTCAGCGAGGGGACGGTGGGATCGACGAGGCGCGGACGGCAGGTGCCGGAGTAGCGCGGCCCCTCTTCGCCCACGTGCGGCGCGCTGGCCGCCGCGGCGATGTCGCGCCGCGAGCAGGAGCACTCGAACAGCAGCCCCAGCTCGGCCAGGCGGCGGAGCGCGGCCTCGTAGCGCTCCTGCCGCTGCGACTGGATGTACGGCGCATGCGGCCCGCCGACGTCGGGTCCCT encodes the following:
- the gluQRS gene encoding tRNA glutamyl-Q(34) synthetase GluQRS, producing the protein MTRGRFAPSPTGALHVGNARTALIAWLHARATGGAFVMRVEDLDFGRVRPGFMERQLDELRWLGLDWEEGPDVGGPHAPYIQSQRQERYEAALRRLAELGLLFECSCSRRDIAAAASAPHVGEEGPRYSGTCRPRLVDPTVPSLTTHGRSLFALRMRADPGVVEFDDLLMGRCAFDPAAEGDFVVRRKDGVAGYQVAVVVDDGAMGITHVVRGADLLSSTARQILLYRALDLPIPDFLHVPLMLGEDGERLAKRHGAVSLGELRDAGVPPDAVIGWLASTCGLVEPGERISARGLVPRFEVARLPREPTIVTAADLERLRVR